The Streptomyces tendae genome has a window encoding:
- the rhaI gene encoding L-rhamnose isomerase has translation MTELAAVKAALKTQAVETPSWAYGNSGTRFKVFAQQGVPRDPREKLDDAAKVHEFTGVAPTVALHIPWDTVDDYAALARHAEDRGLRLGTINSNTFQDDDYRLGSVCHPDAAVRRKAVDHLLECVDIMDATGSKALKLWFADGTNYPGQDDVRARQDRLAEALAEVYGRLGADQRMLLEYKLFEPAFYATDVPDWGTAYAHCLKLGPKARVVVDTGHHAPGTNIEFIVATLLREGKLGGFDFNSRFYADDDLMAGAADPFQLFRIMYEVVRGGGFTADVAFMLDQCHNVESKIPAIIRSVMNVQEATAKALLVDRSALADAQRAGDVLGANAVLMDAFDTDVRPLLREVREEMGLDADPMAAYARSGWAEKIVAERVGGEQAGWGA, from the coding sequence GTGACCGAGCTCGCCGCGGTGAAAGCCGCCCTCAAGACCCAGGCAGTCGAGACGCCGTCGTGGGCGTACGGGAACTCGGGCACCCGGTTCAAGGTGTTCGCGCAGCAGGGTGTCCCGCGTGATCCGCGGGAGAAACTGGACGACGCGGCCAAGGTCCACGAGTTCACGGGCGTGGCGCCGACCGTGGCGCTGCACATCCCCTGGGACACGGTCGACGACTACGCGGCGCTGGCCCGGCACGCGGAGGACCGCGGGCTGCGGCTGGGCACGATCAACTCCAACACGTTCCAGGACGACGACTACCGGCTGGGCTCCGTCTGCCACCCGGACGCGGCCGTGCGCAGGAAGGCCGTGGACCATCTGCTGGAGTGCGTCGACATCATGGACGCGACCGGCTCCAAGGCTCTCAAGCTGTGGTTCGCGGACGGCACCAACTACCCGGGGCAGGACGACGTCCGGGCGCGGCAGGACCGGCTGGCCGAGGCGCTCGCCGAGGTGTACGGGCGGCTCGGCGCGGACCAGCGCATGCTGCTGGAGTACAAGCTGTTCGAGCCGGCGTTCTACGCGACGGACGTGCCGGACTGGGGGACGGCCTACGCGCACTGCCTCAAGCTGGGGCCGAAGGCGCGGGTCGTGGTCGACACCGGGCATCACGCGCCCGGCACCAACATCGAGTTCATCGTGGCGACGCTGCTGCGGGAGGGGAAGCTCGGGGGGTTCGACTTCAACTCGCGGTTCTACGCCGACGACGACCTGATGGCCGGCGCGGCCGACCCGTTCCAGCTGTTCCGGATCATGTACGAGGTGGTACGCGGGGGCGGGTTCACGGCGGACGTGGCGTTCATGCTGGATCAGTGCCACAACGTGGAATCGAAAATTCCCGCGATCATCCGGTCCGTCATGAACGTGCAGGAGGCCACCGCCAAGGCGTTGCTCGTCGACCGGTCGGCGCTGGCCGACGCTCAGCGGGCGGGGGATGTGCTGGGGGCCAACGCCGTGCTGATGGACGCGTTCGACACGGACGTGCGGCCGCTTCTGAGGGAGGTCCGGGAGGAGATGGGGCTGGATGCCGATCCCATGGCGGCGTACGCGCGGTCGGGATGGGCCGAGAAGATCGTCGCTGAGCGGGTGGGCGGGGAGCAGGCCGGCTGGGGGGCGTGA
- a CDS encoding FtsX-like permease family protein, translating to MLVLALRSVRERPGRFLATLLSAFLGAAIVMTFNSMHDTAGQPGVDAVSSETLRTAAGVVGGYGTLLVFFAVASALTVNVRQRAAELELLRCSGATPGQIRRMVVGEAVVVALVGTAAATLPAVLGGRLLLEVFQDTGQVAGSVDHSFGAVALSSGVGITLVASAGAALLALRQVSRGRRPRGAGRRRPFLAYAALVAGGAAACSTFAFSATDDMLMAFPAQGAILLSVGCALLAPRLLTGVLGRLAPGGASGWLAVRNLRQRADELAGTLMSLILFTAVSTATLTMQALESDEVAASGLVKSVDAKNLETLNYTVVGIVVVFVCVMLVNSLYAATTYRGREFGQQRLAGATPGQVLGVVGAEGLVLTVVGLLFGTLAALAGIVPFTVVRSDAVLPGQLAGVWPAVAAVGAAATVGTLLFTARRVLRTPAVRAVGATA from the coding sequence ATGCTCGTACTGGCTCTGCGGTCGGTCCGGGAGCGGCCCGGACGGTTCCTCGCGACGCTGCTGTCCGCGTTCCTGGGCGCGGCGATCGTCATGACGTTCAACTCGATGCACGACACCGCCGGGCAGCCGGGCGTGGACGCGGTCAGCTCGGAGACCCTCCGCACGGCGGCCGGTGTGGTCGGCGGTTACGGGACGCTGCTGGTGTTCTTCGCCGTCGCCTCGGCGCTGACGGTGAACGTGCGGCAGCGGGCGGCCGAGCTGGAGCTGCTGCGCTGCTCGGGGGCGACGCCCGGGCAGATCAGGCGGATGGTGGTGGGCGAGGCGGTGGTGGTGGCCCTGGTGGGCACGGCGGCGGCGACGCTGCCGGCGGTGCTGGGCGGGCGGCTGCTGCTGGAGGTGTTCCAGGACACCGGGCAGGTCGCCGGGTCGGTGGACCATTCCTTCGGTGCCGTCGCGCTGTCGTCCGGCGTCGGCATCACCCTGGTCGCCTCGGCGGGTGCGGCGCTGCTGGCACTGCGCCAGGTCTCGCGGGGGCGGCGCCCGCGGGGCGCGGGACGGCGGCGGCCGTTCCTCGCGTACGCGGCGCTGGTGGCCGGCGGGGCCGCGGCGTGCTCCACGTTCGCGTTCTCCGCGACGGACGACATGCTGATGGCGTTCCCGGCGCAGGGCGCGATCCTGCTGTCGGTGGGGTGCGCGCTGCTGGCGCCGCGGCTGCTGACCGGCGTGCTGGGCCGGCTGGCGCCGGGCGGCGCGAGCGGCTGGCTGGCGGTGCGGAACCTGCGGCAGCGGGCCGACGAGCTCGCCGGGACCCTGATGTCGCTGATCCTGTTCACGGCGGTGTCCACGGCGACCCTCACCATGCAGGCGCTGGAGAGCGACGAGGTGGCCGCCTCCGGCCTGGTGAAGTCCGTCGATGCCAAGAACCTCGAGACCCTCAACTACACCGTGGTCGGCATCGTCGTGGTGTTCGTCTGCGTGATGCTGGTCAACTCGCTGTACGCGGCGACCACGTACCGGGGCCGGGAGTTCGGGCAGCAGCGTCTCGCCGGGGCGACGCCCGGGCAGGTGCTGGGCGTGGTGGGAGCCGAAGGGCTGGTCCTGACGGTCGTGGGGCTGCTGTTCGGCACGCTGGCTGCGCTGGCCGGGATCGTCCCGTTCACCGTGGTCCGCAGCGACGCGGTGCTGCCGGGACAGCTGGCGGGCGTGTGGCCGGCCGTGGCCGCGGTCGGCGCGGCGGCGACCGTCGGCACGCTCCTGTTCACGGCGCGGCGCGTGCTGCGCACCCCGGCGGTGCGAGCGGTGGGCGCGACCGCGTGA
- a CDS encoding ABC transporter ATP-binding protein, protein MTMVRNRARHMPGTEPAAEALRLVKVTKSYGADGSAVTALDGVTLGLARGTFTAVMGPSGSGKSTLLQCAAGLERPDSGIVRVDGTELTGAGETELTTFRRGRVGFVFQQYNLLETLTVAQNTVLPLKLAGRRVDRRRATEILTAVGLGDRLGHRPDQLSGGQRQRVAIARALVTEPRVIFADEPTGALDTRSAREVLELLRQAVRVHGRTVVMVTHDPVAASWADSVLFLADGRLAGRMDAPTADAVAERLAHLGDETSVGV, encoded by the coding sequence ATGACGATGGTGCGCAACAGGGCACGGCACATGCCCGGTACCGAACCCGCCGCCGAGGCGCTGCGCCTGGTGAAGGTCACCAAGTCGTACGGCGCGGACGGCAGCGCCGTGACCGCCCTCGACGGGGTGACGCTGGGCCTCGCGCGGGGCACGTTCACGGCGGTGATGGGGCCGTCCGGTTCGGGCAAGTCGACGCTGCTGCAGTGCGCGGCGGGTCTGGAGCGGCCGGACAGCGGGATCGTACGGGTCGACGGGACCGAGCTGACGGGTGCCGGCGAGACGGAGCTGACGACGTTCCGGCGCGGGCGGGTGGGGTTCGTGTTCCAGCAGTACAACCTGCTGGAGACGCTGACCGTCGCGCAGAACACCGTGCTGCCGCTGAAGCTGGCCGGCCGGCGGGTGGACCGGCGGCGGGCCACCGAGATCCTCACCGCCGTGGGCCTGGGCGACCGGCTCGGGCACCGCCCCGACCAGCTGTCGGGCGGTCAGCGGCAGCGGGTGGCGATCGCGCGGGCCCTGGTCACCGAGCCGCGGGTGATCTTCGCGGACGAGCCGACCGGCGCGCTGGACACGCGCAGCGCGCGGGAGGTGCTGGAGCTGCTGCGGCAGGCGGTGCGGGTGCACGGGCGGACCGTGGTGATGGTGACGCACGACCCGGTCGCGGCCTCCTGGGCGGACAGTGTGCTGTTCCTCGCGGACGGCAGGCTGGCCGGGCGGATGGACGCGCCGACGGCGGACGCGGTGGCGGAGCGGCTGGCGCACCTCGGCGACGAGACGTCCGTGGGGGTGTGA
- a CDS encoding (Fe-S)-binding protein — translation MRVALFLTCVNDTLYPDTGRAVVKLLTRLGVDVDFPMAQTCCGQAHYNTGYRHETEPMARHFADVFRHYEAVVTPSGSCGAMVRELYPRMGERARSEGRGDTLATVLAPVVPKTYELTEFLVDVLGVTDVGAYYPHRVTYHPTCHGLRSLGLGERPLRLLRAVKGLELVELPGADECCGFGGTFALKNADVSAAMGADKVRNAESTGAEVLCAADNSCLMHIGGTMTRLRTGMRPVHIAEILASTEEEPAL, via the coding sequence ATGCGCGTCGCTCTGTTCCTGACCTGCGTCAACGACACGCTCTATCCGGACACCGGGCGGGCCGTGGTGAAGCTCCTGACCCGGCTCGGTGTCGACGTCGACTTCCCCATGGCGCAGACCTGTTGCGGCCAGGCCCACTACAACACCGGGTACCGGCACGAGACGGAGCCGATGGCCCGCCACTTCGCCGACGTCTTCCGGCACTACGAGGCCGTCGTGACGCCGTCCGGGTCCTGCGGGGCGATGGTGCGGGAGCTGTACCCGCGGATGGGTGAGCGGGCCCGGTCCGAGGGGCGCGGCGACACCCTCGCGACGGTGCTCGCGCCGGTGGTGCCCAAGACGTACGAACTCACCGAGTTCCTGGTGGACGTGCTGGGGGTGACGGACGTCGGGGCGTACTACCCGCACCGGGTGACGTACCACCCGACCTGTCACGGGCTGCGCTCGCTGGGGCTGGGCGAACGGCCGCTGCGGCTGCTGCGGGCGGTGAAGGGGCTGGAGCTGGTGGAGCTGCCGGGCGCGGACGAATGCTGCGGGTTCGGCGGCACCTTCGCGCTGAAGAACGCCGACGTGTCGGCTGCGATGGGCGCCGACAAGGTGCGCAACGCCGAGTCGACCGGCGCCGAGGTGCTGTGCGCGGCGGACAACTCCTGCCTCATGCACATCGGCGGCACGATGACGCGGCTGCGCACCGGCATGCGGCCGGTGCACATCGCGGAGATCCTGGCGAGCACGGAGGAGGAGCCGGCCCTGTGA
- a CDS encoding LutB/LldF family L-lactate oxidation iron-sulfur protein, producing the protein MSGTFVGMPAFPAAAREAVRDTTLRGNLRHATHTIRAKRARAVAELDDWERLRQAGKRIKDRTLRHLDRYLEQLEESVTAAGGTVHWAADADEANRIVAELVKATGETEVVKVKSMATQEIALNEALEARGIHAYETDLAELIVQLGKDRPSHILVPAIHRNRGEIREIFTREMGEWGRPAPEGLTDTPADLAEAARLHLREKFLRAKVGISGANFMVAETGTLVVVESEGNGRMCLTLPETLISVVGIEKIVPTWQDLEVFLQTLPRSSTAERMNPYTSMWTGTTDGDGPRTFHLVLLDNGRTDTLADQVGRQALRCIRCSACLNVCPVYERAGGHAYGSVYPGPIGAILSPQLRGTGSEIDASLPYASSLCGACYEVCPVAIDIPEVLVHLRERVVEGGEAVREGNKVRLRPAKGHAAERAAMRAARWAFTRPGVLRTGQRVASRSRRLHPRTLPGPGRAWSGTRDLPAVPAEPFRDWWQRTRGGKGGGA; encoded by the coding sequence GTGAGCGGAACCTTTGTCGGTATGCCCGCGTTCCCGGCGGCGGCCCGGGAGGCCGTACGCGACACCACCCTGCGCGGCAATCTGCGGCACGCCACGCACACCATCCGCGCCAAGCGGGCCCGGGCGGTGGCGGAGCTGGACGACTGGGAGCGGCTGCGGCAGGCGGGGAAGCGGATCAAGGACCGCACGCTGCGTCATCTCGACCGTTACCTGGAGCAGTTGGAGGAGTCGGTGACGGCGGCGGGCGGCACCGTCCACTGGGCCGCCGACGCCGACGAGGCCAACCGGATCGTCGCGGAGCTGGTGAAGGCGACCGGTGAGACGGAGGTCGTCAAGGTGAAGTCGATGGCCACCCAGGAGATCGCCCTGAACGAGGCGCTGGAGGCCCGGGGAATCCACGCGTACGAGACCGATCTGGCCGAGCTGATCGTCCAGTTGGGCAAGGACCGGCCGTCGCACATCCTGGTCCCCGCGATCCACCGCAACCGCGGGGAGATCCGGGAGATCTTCACCCGGGAGATGGGCGAGTGGGGCCGTCCCGCGCCCGAAGGGCTCACCGACACGCCCGCCGACCTCGCCGAGGCGGCGCGGCTGCACCTGCGGGAGAAGTTCCTGCGCGCCAAGGTCGGCATCTCCGGCGCCAACTTCATGGTCGCCGAGACCGGCACGCTGGTGGTGGTGGAGTCCGAGGGCAACGGGCGGATGTGCCTGACCCTGCCGGAGACGCTGATCTCGGTGGTGGGCATCGAGAAGATCGTGCCGACCTGGCAGGACCTGGAGGTGTTCCTGCAGACCCTCCCCCGCTCCTCCACCGCCGAGCGGATGAACCCGTACACCTCGATGTGGACCGGGACGACGGACGGGGACGGTCCACGCACCTTCCACCTCGTCCTGCTGGACAACGGCCGCACCGACACCCTCGCCGACCAGGTGGGCCGGCAGGCGCTGCGCTGCATCCGCTGCTCCGCCTGCCTGAACGTCTGCCCGGTGTACGAGCGGGCCGGCGGCCACGCCTACGGCTCGGTCTACCCCGGACCCATCGGCGCCATCCTCAGTCCCCAGCTCCGGGGCACGGGAAGCGAGATCGACGCGTCGCTGCCGTACGCGTCGTCGCTGTGCGGGGCCTGCTACGAGGTGTGCCCGGTCGCCATCGACATCCCCGAGGTGCTGGTGCACCTGCGGGAGCGGGTGGTGGAGGGCGGCGAGGCCGTCCGCGAGGGCAACAAGGTGCGGCTGCGGCCCGCGAAGGGGCACGCCGCGGAGCGGGCGGCGATGCGCGCGGCCCGCTGGGCGTTCACCCGCCCCGGAGTGCTGCGCACCGGGCAGCGGGTCGCCTCGCGCAGCCGCCGGCTGCATCCCCGCACCCTGCCCGGGCCGGGCCGGGCGTGGAGCGGCACCCGGGACCTGCCCGCGGTGCCTGCGGAACCGTTCCGTGACTGGTGGCAGCGGACGCGCGGCGGAAAGGGCGGTGGGGCGTGA
- a CDS encoding bifunctional aldolase/short-chain dehydrogenase, protein MVNGEVAALLARSHRLGSDPRNTNYAGGNASAKGAEADPVTGGDVELMWVKGSGGDLGTLTEDGLAVLRLDRLRALVDVYPGVEREDEMVAAFDYCLHGKGGAAPSIDTAMHALVDAAHVDHLHPDSGIALACAADGEKLTAECFGDTVVWVPWRRPGFRLGLDIAAVKEANPQAVGCVLGGHGITAWGDTSEECERNSLHIIRTAERFLTERGRPEPFGPVVDGYEALPEEERRVRAAALAPFVRAIASQDRPQVGHFDDSGTVLDFLARAGHPRLAALGTSCPDHFLRTKVRPLVLDLPPSAPLDEAVTRLEELHADYRREYAAYYERHAEPDSPAMRGADPAIVLVPGVGMFSFGKDKQTARVAGEFYLNAINVMRGAEAVSRYAPIEESEKFRIEYWALEEAKLRRMPPPKPLATRVALVTGAGSGIGKAIARRLTAEGACVVVADVNAENAALVAEELGGPDKAVAVTVDVTDEEQVATAFEEAVLAFGGVDLVVNNAGISLSKPLLETTAEDWDLQHAVMARGSFLVSREAARVMTAQRLGGDIVYIASKNAVFAGPDNIAYAAAKADQAHQVRLLAAELGEHGIRVNGVNPDGVVRGSGIFAGGWGARRAAVYGVPEEKLGEFYAQRTLLKREVLPEHVANAVFALTGGDLTHTTGLHVPVDAGVAAAFLR, encoded by the coding sequence ATGGTCAACGGCGAAGTCGCTGCTCTGCTCGCTCGGTCGCATCGGCTGGGGAGCGATCCCCGGAACACCAACTACGCCGGGGGGAACGCCTCCGCGAAAGGTGCCGAGGCCGATCCCGTCACCGGGGGTGATGTGGAGCTGATGTGGGTCAAGGGGTCCGGTGGGGATCTCGGGACGCTCACCGAGGACGGGCTGGCCGTGTTGCGGCTGGACCGGCTGCGGGCGCTCGTCGACGTGTATCCCGGCGTGGAGCGCGAGGACGAGATGGTGGCCGCGTTCGACTACTGCCTGCACGGCAAGGGAGGTGCCGCGCCCTCCATCGACACCGCGATGCACGCACTGGTGGACGCCGCCCACGTCGATCACCTGCACCCCGACTCCGGCATCGCGCTGGCGTGTGCCGCCGACGGGGAGAAGCTGACCGCCGAGTGTTTCGGGGACACCGTGGTCTGGGTGCCGTGGCGGCGGCCCGGGTTCCGGCTGGGGCTGGACATCGCCGCCGTGAAGGAGGCCAACCCGCAGGCCGTCGGCTGTGTGCTGGGCGGACACGGGATCACCGCGTGGGGCGACACCTCCGAGGAGTGCGAGCGGAACTCGCTGCACATCATCCGCACCGCCGAGCGGTTCCTCACCGAGCGCGGCCGACCGGAGCCGTTCGGTCCGGTGGTCGACGGGTACGAGGCGCTCCCCGAGGAGGAGCGGCGGGTGCGGGCGGCAGCTCTGGCGCCGTTCGTGCGGGCGATCGCCTCGCAGGACCGGCCGCAGGTGGGGCACTTCGACGACTCCGGCACCGTCCTGGACTTCCTGGCGCGGGCCGGGCATCCGCGGCTGGCCGCGCTGGGGACGTCGTGCCCGGACCACTTCCTGCGCACCAAGGTGCGTCCGCTGGTGCTGGATCTGCCGCCGTCCGCGCCGCTCGACGAGGCGGTGACCCGGCTGGAGGAGCTGCACGCGGACTACCGCCGCGAGTACGCCGCCTACTACGAGCGGCACGCGGAGCCGGACTCCCCCGCGATGCGCGGCGCCGACCCGGCGATCGTGCTGGTGCCGGGCGTCGGCATGTTCAGCTTCGGCAAGGACAAGCAGACGGCGCGGGTGGCCGGGGAGTTCTACCTCAACGCGATCAACGTGATGCGCGGGGCCGAGGCGGTCTCCAGGTACGCGCCGATCGAGGAGTCGGAGAAGTTCCGCATCGAGTACTGGGCGCTTGAGGAGGCCAAGCTGCGCCGGATGCCGCCGCCGAAGCCGCTGGCGACCCGGGTGGCGCTGGTGACCGGGGCGGGCAGCGGGATCGGGAAGGCCATCGCGCGGCGCCTGACCGCCGAGGGCGCGTGTGTCGTCGTGGCCGATGTGAACGCGGAGAACGCGGCCCTGGTCGCGGAGGAGCTGGGCGGGCCGGACAAGGCCGTCGCGGTGACCGTGGACGTGACCGACGAGGAGCAGGTCGCCACCGCGTTCGAGGAGGCGGTGCTCGCCTTCGGCGGCGTGGACCTGGTGGTGAACAACGCCGGGATCTCCCTCTCCAAGCCGCTGCTCGAGACGACGGCCGAGGACTGGGACCTCCAGCACGCCGTCATGGCGCGCGGTTCCTTCCTGGTGTCGCGGGAGGCGGCGCGGGTGATGACCGCCCAGCGCCTCGGCGGCGACATCGTGTACATCGCCAGCAAGAACGCGGTGTTCGCCGGCCCCGACAACATCGCGTACGCGGCGGCCAAGGCCGATCAGGCGCACCAGGTGCGGCTGCTGGCGGCGGAGCTGGGTGAGCACGGCATCCGGGTCAACGGCGTCAACCCCGACGGTGTGGTGCGCGGTTCGGGCATCTTCGCGGGCGGGTGGGGTGCTCGGCGGGCGGCCGTGTACGGGGTGCCGGAGGAGAAGCTGGGCGAGTTCTACGCGCAGCGGACGCTGCTGAAGCGCGAGGTGCTGCCGGAGCACGTGGCGAACGCCGTGTTCGCGCTGACGGGCGGTGACCTCACCCACACCACCGGGCTGCACGTCCCGGTCGACGCCGGCGTCGCCGCCGCGTTCCTGCGATGA
- a CDS encoding LutC/YkgG family protein has product MNSRERILGRVRRALADVPPGEDTPVERDYLREHGERTAEETVDLLADNLADYRAVVHRTDSEELPYVIMRLLAERGPQYVLVPPGLPPEWMSAADPTRVHDREVSTARELDKVESVVTGCAVAIAETGTIVLDGSPDQGRRRISLVPDHHICVVRVPDQVVASVPQALERLDPTRPLTWISGPSATSDIELDRVEGVHGPRTLEVVLVR; this is encoded by the coding sequence GTGAACAGCAGGGAGCGGATCCTGGGCCGGGTGCGGCGCGCGCTGGCGGACGTACCGCCGGGTGAGGACACGCCGGTCGAGCGGGACTACCTGCGCGAGCACGGGGAGCGGACCGCCGAGGAGACGGTGGACCTGCTGGCGGACAACCTGGCGGACTACCGGGCGGTCGTGCACCGCACGGACTCGGAGGAACTGCCGTACGTGATCATGCGGTTGCTCGCCGAGCGCGGACCGCAGTACGTGCTGGTGCCGCCGGGGCTGCCGCCGGAGTGGATGTCGGCCGCGGATCCCACGCGCGTGCACGACCGCGAGGTCAGCACCGCGCGGGAGCTGGACAAGGTGGAGAGCGTGGTGACGGGGTGCGCCGTGGCGATCGCCGAGACGGGCACGATCGTCCTCGACGGCTCCCCCGACCAGGGCCGGCGCCGGATCAGCCTGGTCCCCGACCACCACATCTGCGTGGTCCGCGTCCCGGACCAGGTGGTCGCGTCCGTCCCGCAGGCCTTGGAACGCCTCGACCCCACCCGCCCGTTGACCTGGATCTCCGGCCCGTCGGCGACCAGCGACATCGAACTCGACCGGGTCGAGGGCGTGCACGGGCCGCGCACCCTGGAGGTCGTCCTGGTCCGGTGA
- a CDS encoding rhamnulokinase — MSGGAGAYAAVDLGASSGRVMVGRVRPGSLELTEAHRFPNRPVRVPEGLRWDVLGLYAGVLDGLRAAGAVDSVGIDSWAVDHGLLDADGALLGNPVHYRDGRTDAVAEKVWATVPAGELYAATGLQYAPFNTLYQLVAARGTRQFAQAERVLLMPDLLAYWLTGEQGTELTNASTTQLIDPRTRTWAHGVARRLGIDLGLFPPLRLPGDPAGLLRPGVLEETGLTGPVPVTAVASHDTASAVAAVPADGERFAYICTGTWSLAGLELDAPVLTEESRAANFTNELGLDGTVRHLRNIMGLWLLQECLRSWGDPDLGPLLRRAAEVPALRSVVDAGDTAFLAPGRMPERIAEACRATGQPVPDSPAATVRCVLDSLALAHRTAVEDAQRLTGRTVDVVHVVGGGTRNALLCQLTADACGLPVVAGPTEAAALGNVLVQARAAGRVGDLPGMRRLLAATQPLIRYEPRGGTRPWAAARARLARD, encoded by the coding sequence ATGAGCGGCGGGGCGGGGGCGTACGCGGCGGTCGACCTCGGTGCGTCCAGCGGGCGCGTCATGGTCGGCCGGGTGCGCCCCGGCAGCCTGGAGCTGACCGAGGCGCACCGCTTCCCGAACCGTCCGGTGCGGGTACCGGAAGGGCTGCGCTGGGACGTACTGGGGCTGTACGCCGGGGTGCTGGACGGGCTGCGGGCGGCCGGCGCCGTCGATTCGGTCGGCATCGACAGCTGGGCCGTCGACCACGGGCTGCTCGACGCGGACGGGGCGCTGCTCGGCAACCCGGTGCACTACCGCGACGGCCGGACCGACGCGGTCGCCGAGAAGGTGTGGGCGACCGTGCCGGCCGGGGAGCTGTACGCGGCGACCGGGCTGCAGTACGCGCCGTTCAACACGTTGTACCAGCTCGTCGCGGCGCGCGGCACACGGCAGTTCGCGCAGGCCGAGCGGGTGCTGCTGATGCCCGACCTACTGGCGTACTGGCTGACCGGGGAGCAGGGCACCGAGCTGACCAACGCCTCCACCACCCAGCTGATCGACCCGCGCACCCGCACCTGGGCGCACGGGGTGGCGCGGCGGCTGGGCATCGACCTCGGGCTGTTCCCGCCGCTGCGCCTGCCCGGTGACCCGGCCGGGCTGCTGCGGCCCGGGGTGCTGGAGGAGACCGGGCTGACCGGCCCGGTGCCGGTGACGGCGGTCGCCTCCCACGACACGGCGTCGGCGGTGGCCGCGGTGCCGGCGGACGGCGAGCGGTTCGCGTACATCTGCACCGGCACCTGGTCGCTGGCCGGGCTCGAACTGGACGCGCCGGTGCTCACCGAGGAGAGCCGGGCCGCCAACTTCACCAACGAACTGGGGCTGGACGGGACCGTCCGCCACCTGCGCAACATCATGGGGCTGTGGCTGCTCCAGGAGTGCCTGCGGTCCTGGGGTGATCCGGACCTCGGCCCGCTGCTGCGCCGGGCGGCGGAGGTGCCGGCGCTGCGGTCGGTGGTGGACGCCGGGGACACCGCGTTCCTCGCGCCGGGGCGGATGCCGGAGCGGATCGCCGAGGCGTGCCGCGCCACGGGCCAGCCGGTGCCGGACTCCCCGGCCGCGACGGTGCGCTGCGTCCTCGACTCGCTCGCCCTGGCCCACCGCACCGCCGTGGAGGACGCCCAGCGGCTCACCGGACGGACGGTGGACGTGGTGCACGTGGTGGGCGGCGGCACCCGCAACGCCCTGCTGTGCCAGCTGACCGCCGACGCGTGCGGGCTGCCGGTGGTGGCCGGACCGACAGAGGCGGCGGCACTCGGCAACGTCCTCGTCCAGGCCCGCGCCGCCGGACGGGTCGGCGACCTCCCCGGCATGCGGCGGCTGTTGGCCGCCACCCAGCCGCTGATCCGGTACGAGCCGCGTGGCGGCACCCGGCCGTGGGCCGCCGCCCGCGCCCGGCTCGCCCGGGACTGA